The following proteins are encoded in a genomic region of Magnolia sinica isolate HGM2019 chromosome 1, MsV1, whole genome shotgun sequence:
- the LOC131239932 gene encoding uncharacterized protein LOC131239932 isoform X2 has protein sequence MPSVSFPTVSRFPAVFYQRPYLFQIQTLKMSAHATGKRPICPSCSKPVRLCLCSRIKHPPIENSIAVTILQHSHEKNHPLNSTRIASLGLKNLAIVPVSDVHFEARFDIQLMKSDLEGMNDGFECGRDRLEKPRFGWISDSVETQKEVREWCSGMAVFAAESDNGSCRDRPQKLNSDQNLDSGETQEAVRESDSKTAISAAKLENGSCRHQQEETDCHSEETQKAAGKWDSKAAIFATEFDNGVSNCHTHLQISQSHEEKLNPRQIPASPTERENAHLLNNHKQLEKSDFERVPDFSAEIETLLGSDLKTSTIAANAENGFVNGFSYHHNSQNFSEKVDFEQNPASEFGNEDRSFAVTSKIHQNNQKKTEFDMTSDSTTAKEPSLNTQKPVINLSPNQMEECMTAREDTITATIAKCNFTCSLTCLQTSQNSSKKPDFGSLSSSSIGKDAISNGFIVKRVQTKLSIGSSTKVGEFEEFNIAVPPGSALLFPSEKSIGLDSVDFKVKHLIVLDGTWAKAKRMYHENPWLKLLPHLKLDSRETSLYSEVRHQPKAGCLSTIESIVCALKALGEDSTGLDDLLNVFESMVRDQRQCKDERLSRESLAALLPPFFYPEKKE, from the exons ATGCCGTCCGTTTCTTTCCCGACCGTTTCCCGTTTTCCTGCCGTCTTCTACCAAAGACCCTATCTTTTTCAAATCCAGACTCTGAAAATGTCCGCCCATGCCACTGGCAAAAGACCCATTTGCCCCTCCTGCTCCAAACCCGTCCGCCTCTGCCTCTGCTCTCGCATCAAACACCCGCCTATTGAAAATTCGATTGCTGTGACGATCCTCCAACACAGTCACGAGAAAAATCACCCTCTCAATTCGACTCGAATCGCCTCATTGGGGCTGAAAAATCTTGCTATAGTTCCAGTTTCCGACGTCCATTTTGAAGCCCGGTTCGACATCCAGCTGATGAAATCCGACCTGGAAGGTATGAATGACGGTTTTGAATGTGGTAGGGACCGTTTGGAGAAACCCAGATTTGGTTGGATTTCAGATTCTGTAGAAACCCAGAAAGAAGTCAGAGAATGGTGCTCTGGAATGGCTGTTTTTGCTGCTGAATCGGACAATGGGAGCTGTCGAGACCGCCCGCAAAAACTGAATTCTGATCAAAATTTGGATTCTGGAGAAACCCAGGAAGCAGTCAGAGAATCAGACTCCAAAACTGCAATTTCTGCTGCCAAATTGGAAAATGGGAGCTGTCGACACCAGCAGGAAGAAACAGATTGTCATTCCGAAGAAACCCAGAAAGCAGCTGGCAAATGGGACTCTAAAGCTGCAATTTTTGCTACGGAATTTGATAATGGAGTAAGTAATTGTCATACCCACTTGCAGATTTCTCAATCCCATGAGGAGAAACTCAATCCCAGACAAATTCCAGCATCTCCAACAGAGAGGGAAAATGCCCATTTGCTGAACAATCACAAACAattagaaaaatcagattttgagcGAGTTCCCGATTTCTCAGCGGAGATAGAAACATTATTGGGGTCAGATTTGAAAACCAGTACAATTGCTGCCAATGCAGAAAATGGTTTTGTAAATGGCTTTTCATATCATCACAACAGTCAAAATTTCTCGGAAAAGGTAGATTTTGAGCAAAATCCAGCCTCAGAATTTGGCAATGAGGATAGAAGTTTTGCTGTTACTTCGAAGATCCATCAAAACAACCAGAAAAAAACAGAGTTTGATATGACTTCAGATTCTACCACAGCCAAAGAACCATCATTGAATACCCAAAAACCTGTGATCAACCTGAGTCCCAATCAAATGGAAGAATGCATGACAGCTAGAGAAGATACCATTACCGCCACCATTGCTAAATGCAATTTCACCTGCTCTCTTACCTGCCTCCAGACCTCTCAAAACAGCTCCAAAAAACCCGATTTTGGTTCCCTTTCATCTTCCTCAATTGGCAAAGACGCCATTTCAAATGGGTTCATCGTGAAAAGGGTGCAGACAAAGCTGTCAATTGGTAGTAGCACGAAAGTTGGAGAGTTTGAGGAATTCAATATTGCAGTTCCACCTGGATCAGCCCTCCTTTTTCCAAGTGAGAAATCGATTGGTTTGGATTCTGTTGATTTCAAGGTGAAGCATTTGATCGTTTTGGATGGAACATGGGCGAAGGCGAAGAGGATGTACCATGAGAATCCATGGTTGAAGCTTTTGCCGCATTTGAAATTGGATTCAAGGGAAACAAGCTTATACAGCGAAGTAAGGCATCAGCCAAAGGCTGGGTGCTTGTCTACCATTGAGAGCATTGTTTGTGCCTTGAAGGCATTGGGAGAGGATAGTACGGGTTTGGATGATCTTCTGAACGTGTTTGAATCGATGGTCAGGGATCAGAGGCAATGCAAAGATGAGAGGTTGAGTAGAGAGTCTTTGGCGGC GCTACTACCTCCTTTCTTTTATCCTGAAAAGAAGGAATGA
- the LOC131239932 gene encoding uncharacterized protein LOC131239932 isoform X1 — translation MPSVSFPTVSRFPAVFYQRPYLFQIQTLKMSAHATGKRPICPSCSKPVRLCLCSRIKHPPIENSIAVTILQHSHEKNHPLNSTRIASLGLKNLAIVPVSDVHFEARFDIQLMKSDLEGMNDGFECGRDRLEKPRFGWISDSVETQKEVREWCSGMAVFAAESDNGSCRDRPQKLNSDQNLDSGETQEAVRESDSKTAISAAKLENGSCRHQQEETDCHSEETQKAAGKWDSKAAIFATEFDNGVSNCHTHLQISQSHEEKLNPRQIPASPTERENAHLLNNHKQLEKSDFERVPDFSAEIETLLGSDLKTSTIAANAENGFVNGFSYHHNSQNFSEKVDFEQNPASEFGNEDRSFAVTSKIHQNNQKKTEFDMTSDSTTAKEPSLNTQKPVINLSPNQMEECMTAREDTITATIAKCNFTCSLTCLQTSQNSSKKPDFGSLSSSSIGKDAISNGFIVKRVQTKLSIGSSTKVGEFEEFNIAVPPGSALLFPSEKSIGLDSVDFKVKHLIVLDGTWAKAKRMYHENPWLKLLPHLKLDSRETSLYSEVRHQPKAGCLSTIESIVCALKALGEDSTGLDDLLNVFESMVRDQRQCKDERLSRESLAAPIYQGFTTQTSLARLIQVDFD, via the exons ATGCCGTCCGTTTCTTTCCCGACCGTTTCCCGTTTTCCTGCCGTCTTCTACCAAAGACCCTATCTTTTTCAAATCCAGACTCTGAAAATGTCCGCCCATGCCACTGGCAAAAGACCCATTTGCCCCTCCTGCTCCAAACCCGTCCGCCTCTGCCTCTGCTCTCGCATCAAACACCCGCCTATTGAAAATTCGATTGCTGTGACGATCCTCCAACACAGTCACGAGAAAAATCACCCTCTCAATTCGACTCGAATCGCCTCATTGGGGCTGAAAAATCTTGCTATAGTTCCAGTTTCCGACGTCCATTTTGAAGCCCGGTTCGACATCCAGCTGATGAAATCCGACCTGGAAGGTATGAATGACGGTTTTGAATGTGGTAGGGACCGTTTGGAGAAACCCAGATTTGGTTGGATTTCAGATTCTGTAGAAACCCAGAAAGAAGTCAGAGAATGGTGCTCTGGAATGGCTGTTTTTGCTGCTGAATCGGACAATGGGAGCTGTCGAGACCGCCCGCAAAAACTGAATTCTGATCAAAATTTGGATTCTGGAGAAACCCAGGAAGCAGTCAGAGAATCAGACTCCAAAACTGCAATTTCTGCTGCCAAATTGGAAAATGGGAGCTGTCGACACCAGCAGGAAGAAACAGATTGTCATTCCGAAGAAACCCAGAAAGCAGCTGGCAAATGGGACTCTAAAGCTGCAATTTTTGCTACGGAATTTGATAATGGAGTAAGTAATTGTCATACCCACTTGCAGATTTCTCAATCCCATGAGGAGAAACTCAATCCCAGACAAATTCCAGCATCTCCAACAGAGAGGGAAAATGCCCATTTGCTGAACAATCACAAACAattagaaaaatcagattttgagcGAGTTCCCGATTTCTCAGCGGAGATAGAAACATTATTGGGGTCAGATTTGAAAACCAGTACAATTGCTGCCAATGCAGAAAATGGTTTTGTAAATGGCTTTTCATATCATCACAACAGTCAAAATTTCTCGGAAAAGGTAGATTTTGAGCAAAATCCAGCCTCAGAATTTGGCAATGAGGATAGAAGTTTTGCTGTTACTTCGAAGATCCATCAAAACAACCAGAAAAAAACAGAGTTTGATATGACTTCAGATTCTACCACAGCCAAAGAACCATCATTGAATACCCAAAAACCTGTGATCAACCTGAGTCCCAATCAAATGGAAGAATGCATGACAGCTAGAGAAGATACCATTACCGCCACCATTGCTAAATGCAATTTCACCTGCTCTCTTACCTGCCTCCAGACCTCTCAAAACAGCTCCAAAAAACCCGATTTTGGTTCCCTTTCATCTTCCTCAATTGGCAAAGACGCCATTTCAAATGGGTTCATCGTGAAAAGGGTGCAGACAAAGCTGTCAATTGGTAGTAGCACGAAAGTTGGAGAGTTTGAGGAATTCAATATTGCAGTTCCACCTGGATCAGCCCTCCTTTTTCCAAGTGAGAAATCGATTGGTTTGGATTCTGTTGATTTCAAGGTGAAGCATTTGATCGTTTTGGATGGAACATGGGCGAAGGCGAAGAGGATGTACCATGAGAATCCATGGTTGAAGCTTTTGCCGCATTTGAAATTGGATTCAAGGGAAACAAGCTTATACAGCGAAGTAAGGCATCAGCCAAAGGCTGGGTGCTTGTCTACCATTGAGAGCATTGTTTGTGCCTTGAAGGCATTGGGAGAGGATAGTACGGGTTTGGATGATCTTCTGAACGTGTTTGAATCGATGGTCAGGGATCAGAGGCAATGCAAAGATGAGAGGTTGAGTAGAGAGTCTTTGGCGGC GCCTATTTATCAAGGTTTTACAACTCAAACAAGTCTCGCACGACTCATCCAAGTCGACTTCGACTGA